The Chryseobacterium indicum genome includes a window with the following:
- a CDS encoding toll/interleukin-1 receptor domain-containing protein yields the protein MNKIFISHSSFDSKYVEKIIDLLETIGLPSEKIFCSSFEGYGVKLGTDFLSYLKNELNNEILVIFILSNNFYSSTICLCEMGATWVKTNMHIPILIPPFEYSDVKGVIPTIHGMKIDEKERYNSLKDIIEKEFGISPINQSIWERKRDNHLKQIKELIESSPVSSHPLSGQNININDDYYINSNEIIKRQSKIEWPNDYEMQLHYINKQKEAVQNLKEHNPLDIDKNEFKIIREKARIEWKNDYEMQLDFEQRQVESLRRIKEL from the coding sequence ATGAATAAAATCTTTATAAGCCATTCAAGCTTCGATTCCAAATATGTAGAAAAAATTATTGATCTTTTAGAAACAATTGGACTTCCAAGCGAAAAGATTTTCTGTTCATCTTTTGAAGGATATGGAGTTAAGCTAGGTACAGACTTTCTATCCTACTTAAAAAATGAGCTTAATAATGAAATACTAGTTATTTTTATACTTTCCAACAATTTTTACTCAAGTACAATCTGTTTATGTGAAATGGGAGCAACTTGGGTTAAAACAAACATGCATATTCCAATATTAATACCCCCTTTTGAATATAGTGATGTAAAAGGGGTAATACCAACTATTCACGGAATGAAAATCGATGAAAAAGAAAGATATAATTCGCTTAAAGATATTATTGAAAAAGAATTTGGAATTTCTCCAATTAATCAATCAATTTGGGAAAGAAAAAGAGATAATCATTTAAAGCAAATAAAAGAATTGATAGAATCATCCCCTGTTTCGAGTCATCCCTTATCGGGTCAGAACATAAATATTAATGATGATTATTATATAAATTCAAATGAAATCATAAAAAGACAGAGTAAAATTGAATGGCCAAATGATTATGAGATGCAGCTCCATTATATAAACAAGCAAAAAGAAGCTGTACAAAATCTAAAAGAACATAATCCTTTAGATATTGATAAAAATGAATTCAAAATTATACGTGAAAAGGCAAGAATTGAGTGGAAAAATGATTATGAAATGCAACTAGATTTCGAACAAAGACAAGTTGAAAGCTTAAGAAGAATTAAAGAGTTATAA
- a CDS encoding class I SAM-dependent methyltransferase, which translates to MKDLMGKAIWDFYHNENPEDLQNETSISELDELPVKYLFRNFDGMNAIEQKALQLAKGKTLDIGAGAGSHALYLQNEKNLDVTALDISPKSIEVCRLRGIKKAVAENMLHFSGETFDTILLLMNGTGIFQSLHVIDIYLKKLHSLLNPNGQILIDSTDILYMFDEDEDGGVYIPAEGYYGELDYIVHYKEESEDPIKWLYLDFNTLKNAAENNDFKIEKVLQQEDSYLAKLTKK; encoded by the coding sequence ATGAAAGATTTAATGGGGAAAGCCATTTGGGATTTTTATCACAACGAAAATCCTGAAGATCTGCAGAACGAAACTTCTATTTCCGAACTGGATGAACTTCCTGTAAAATATCTGTTCCGCAATTTTGACGGAATGAATGCAATCGAGCAAAAAGCTCTGCAACTTGCAAAAGGAAAAACGTTAGACATTGGAGCAGGAGCAGGTTCTCATGCTTTATATCTTCAGAATGAAAAAAATCTGGATGTTACCGCATTGGATATTTCTCCGAAATCCATTGAAGTCTGCCGGTTAAGAGGAATAAAGAAAGCAGTTGCTGAAAATATGCTTCATTTTTCCGGAGAAACATTTGATACGATTCTTTTGCTGATGAACGGAACGGGAATTTTCCAAAGTCTTCATGTGATTGATATTTATCTGAAAAAACTTCATTCGCTTCTGAATCCGAACGGACAGATTTTAATAGACAGTACGGATATTCTGTATATGTTTGACGAAGATGAGGACGGTGGTGTTTATATTCCTGCGGAAGGATATTACGGCGAACTGGATTATATTGTTCATTATAAAGAAGAATCTGAAGATCCTATAAAATGGCTGTATCTGGATTTCAATACCTTAAAAAATGCAGCCGAGAATAATGATTTTAAAATAGAAAAAGTATTGCAGCAAGAGGATTCTTATCTGGCGAAACTGACTAAAAAATAA
- a CDS encoding MFS transporter, with translation MYNKGLYRDWVPKPVQLLLIVLLLAIVMPLGGVYTGNISYMVGGTGALSENYIFANYASTIGMGAAMPIVLRLKMRFKIRDKITVVLVLLGILNYINATTLQPSVIIGSSLLIGFFKMIVAIELFLPVMAMIGNRGVFYGVFYSFILIMNQIVGYYAVEVSVLYNWQQFFILISILCFGLAVLQWVFMHDQYFALKVPLHYIDWLSILLFVATFMFSAYVFAFGKQQDWLNSKNIMNASIGAFVSFALLVTRQTHLKRPYLSFKVFSKSNVLHGLFMLLCLGMFMATATLQNIFAVGVLGYDQITNAKLNLLMIPGIVVAGIVAIIWFKRDKPVKMYIFSGFAAMLGYAVIMYFSMVLEFNYDNWYLPLFLKGFGMTVLFISVWYYTLDKLELDDMMAAIGLALVWRTFLTIGFFSAVFSWFQYRFQVESLGNLAVYMDGLTVSSQSVAANLKGIQLNAIIAANKKIFGYIVIAGFWILVYILTHHFGRERFVSTRFIKVLSGKSVIARRRLLERKRLSEEIKDAAGPAM, from the coding sequence ATGTACAACAAAGGATTATACCGAGATTGGGTACCGAAACCTGTCCAGCTTTTACTGATCGTGCTTTTACTGGCAATTGTAATGCCTTTGGGCGGTGTTTACACAGGAAACATCAGTTATATGGTGGGTGGAACCGGTGCGCTTTCGGAAAATTATATTTTTGCTAATTATGCTTCTACGATCGGGATGGGAGCGGCAATGCCGATTGTTCTTAGACTGAAAATGCGGTTTAAGATCAGGGATAAAATTACAGTTGTTCTGGTTCTTTTGGGAATTTTAAATTACATCAATGCAACCACACTTCAGCCTTCTGTAATTATTGGAAGTTCTCTTCTGATCGGTTTCTTTAAAATGATTGTTGCGATCGAATTATTTTTACCCGTTATGGCAATGATCGGGAACCGTGGTGTTTTTTACGGTGTTTTTTATTCTTTTATCCTCATTATGAACCAGATTGTGGGATATTATGCCGTAGAAGTTTCGGTTTTGTATAACTGGCAGCAGTTTTTCATCCTTATTTCGATTTTGTGTTTCGGACTGGCTGTTTTGCAGTGGGTTTTTATGCACGACCAATATTTTGCATTAAAAGTCCCGCTTCATTATATTGACTGGTTGAGTATTCTGCTATTTGTGGCAACGTTTATGTTTTCTGCGTATGTTTTTGCTTTCGGAAAACAACAGGACTGGCTGAATTCTAAAAATATCATGAATGCATCAATTGGCGCTTTTGTAAGTTTTGCACTTTTGGTGACCAGACAAACGCATCTGAAAAGACCTTATTTATCATTCAAAGTTTTTTCAAAAAGTAATGTTCTTCATGGTTTGTTTATGCTTCTTTGTCTGGGAATGTTTATGGCGACAGCAACGTTACAGAATATTTTTGCCGTCGGAGTTTTGGGATACGACCAAATAACGAACGCGAAGCTGAATCTTCTGATGATTCCCGGAATTGTGGTTGCCGGAATTGTGGCAATCATCTGGTTTAAAAGAGACAAACCTGTGAAAATGTATATTTTTTCCGGATTTGCAGCGATGTTGGGATACGCAGTTATTATGTATTTCTCGATGGTTTTGGAGTTTAATTATGACAACTGGTATCTTCCTTTATTTCTGAAAGGTTTTGGGATGACGGTACTTTTTATTTCCGTTTGGTATTACACGCTGGATAAACTGGAGCTTGATGATATGATGGCTGCCATCGGACTGGCTTTGGTCTGGAGAACTTTTCTTACGATCGGTTTCTTTTCGGCAGTGTTTTCATGGTTTCAGTACCGTTTTCAGGTGGAAAGTTTAGGAAATCTGGCAGTTTATATGGATGGATTAACGGTGAGTTCACAAAGTGTGGCTGCCAACCTGAAAGGTATTCAGCTCAACGCGATCATTGCCGCCAATAAAAAGATTTTCGGGTATATTGTTATTGCCGGTTTCTGGATTTTAGTATATATTCTTACGCATCATTTTGGAAGAGAGCGTTTTGTATCCACAAGATTTATAAAAGTGTTAAGCGGAAAATCTGTAATTGCCAGAAGGAGACTTTTGGAAAGAAAAAGATTATCCGAAGAAATAAAAGACGCAGCAGGTCCTGCGATGTAA
- the metG gene encoding methionine--tRNA ligase, whose amino-acid sequence MSNRKMITAALPYANGPVHIGHLAGVYIPADVYARFQRRLGKDVAFICGSDEHGIPITIRAKKEGVTPQDIVDKYHEIIKKSFSDLGISFDEYSRTTSSKHYETSQDFFKVLYEKGKFTEEMSEQYFDKQAGEFLADRYIVGTCPNCGNENAYGDQCEKCGTTLSPSELINPKSMLSGNIPILKDTKNWYLPLNEYEDFLNEWIIEGHKDDWKPNVYGQVKSWLNDGLKPRAMTRDLNWGVPVPLPNAEGKVLYVWFDAPIGYISFTKEWAEKNGKNWKDYWQSEESDLVHFIGKDNIVFHCIIFPAMMKAHGDYIMPKNVPAFEFLNLENDKISTSRNWAVWAHEYIEDFPGQQDVLRYALLSSAPETKDNNFTWKDFQAKNNFELVNKFGNFINRVISFTNKNFEGKVPNGVLDEESKAAIKTGIEDVSIYLEKYEFRNALSAFMRLVDYGNLYLQNAAPWKTIKEDVNIAGQAMFVGAQIAAVVSQLCEPFMPFSAEKLFGYFNIEKKNWEDLKNSEIQIEAGHKIENAPLLFTPIEDSVIEAQIQKLEDTKQNNKKTNPNAKPMKEEITFDDFMKIDLRTATILEAEKVEKADKLLKLTVDTGVDVRTVVSGIAESFTPEEVVGKQVMILLNLAPRKIRGIESQGMLLLTTKPDGKLSFVTPDDSNVENGIEIG is encoded by the coding sequence ATGTCAAACAGAAAGATGATTACGGCAGCTTTGCCTTATGCAAACGGACCGGTTCATATAGGACATTTAGCAGGTGTCTATATTCCTGCTGATGTATATGCGAGATTTCAGAGAAGATTAGGGAAAGATGTAGCGTTTATCTGCGGAAGCGATGAGCATGGAATTCCTATTACCATAAGAGCAAAAAAAGAAGGCGTAACGCCACAGGATATTGTAGACAAATACCACGAAATCATTAAAAAATCTTTTTCGGATTTGGGGATTTCTTTTGACGAATACTCCAGAACAACCTCTTCAAAACACTACGAAACAAGTCAGGATTTCTTTAAAGTGCTTTACGAAAAAGGAAAGTTTACCGAAGAGATGTCTGAGCAGTATTTCGACAAACAGGCAGGAGAATTTTTAGCAGATCGATATATTGTAGGAACCTGCCCGAATTGCGGTAACGAGAATGCTTACGGAGACCAGTGTGAAAAATGCGGTACTACTCTTTCACCCTCGGAACTGATTAATCCGAAATCCATGTTAAGCGGAAACATTCCTATTTTGAAAGACACAAAAAACTGGTACTTACCATTAAATGAATATGAGGATTTCCTGAATGAATGGATTATTGAAGGGCATAAAGACGACTGGAAGCCGAATGTTTACGGACAGGTAAAATCATGGTTAAATGATGGATTAAAGCCTCGCGCCATGACCCGAGACCTGAACTGGGGTGTTCCGGTTCCTCTTCCGAATGCTGAAGGAAAGGTATTGTACGTTTGGTTCGATGCACCAATCGGATATATCTCTTTCACGAAAGAATGGGCGGAGAAAAACGGAAAAAACTGGAAAGATTACTGGCAAAGCGAGGAAAGTGATCTGGTTCACTTTATTGGAAAGGATAATATTGTATTCCACTGTATTATTTTCCCGGCGATGATGAAGGCTCACGGAGATTATATCATGCCTAAAAATGTTCCTGCTTTTGAATTCCTCAATCTTGAGAACGATAAAATTTCCACCTCGAGAAACTGGGCGGTTTGGGCGCACGAATATATAGAAGATTTCCCGGGACAACAGGATGTATTAAGATATGCCCTGCTTTCATCCGCTCCTGAAACTAAAGATAACAATTTTACGTGGAAGGATTTTCAAGCTAAAAATAATTTTGAATTAGTAAATAAATTCGGAAACTTTATTAATAGAGTAATTTCTTTCACAAACAAAAATTTTGAAGGAAAAGTTCCTAACGGTGTTTTAGATGAAGAAAGCAAAGCTGCTATTAAAACCGGAATTGAAGACGTAAGTATTTATTTAGAAAAGTATGAATTCAGAAATGCTTTAAGTGCATTTATGAGACTGGTTGACTATGGTAATTTGTATCTTCAAAATGCAGCTCCTTGGAAAACAATAAAAGAAGATGTTAATATTGCTGGTCAAGCAATGTTTGTCGGAGCACAAATTGCCGCTGTAGTTTCCCAATTATGTGAGCCATTCATGCCTTTCTCAGCAGAGAAATTATTTGGCTACTTTAATATTGAGAAAAAGAATTGGGAAGATTTAAAAAATTCCGAGATACAGATTGAAGCTGGTCATAAAATTGAAAATGCTCCACTTTTATTTACTCCTATCGAAGACAGCGTTATCGAAGCTCAAATCCAGAAATTGGAAGACACCAAGCAAAACAATAAAAAAACAAACCCTAACGCAAAACCTATGAAAGAAGAAATCACTTTTGATGATTTTATGAAAATCGACTTAAGAACAGCCACTATTTTAGAAGCTGAAAAAGTTGAGAAAGCAGATAAACTACTGAAACTAACTGTTGATACAGGAGTGGACGTAAGAACCGTTGTTTCAGGGATTGCAGAAAGCTTTACCCCGGAAGAAGTTGTTGGAAAGCAGGTTATGATTTTATTGAATCTTGCCCCAAGAAAAATAAGAGGAATTGAATCTCAGGGAATGTTGCTTTTAACCACAAAACCGGACGGAAAATTATCTTTCGTAACACCGGATGACAGCAATGTTGAAAACGGTATTGAGATCGGATAA
- a CDS encoding SusC/RagA family TonB-linked outer membrane protein, with protein sequence MKNFTTVLKIAPAFLLASTMIHAQTKDSATKEKKIEEVVLIGYGKQKKTDLTGSISSITAKDFNGGASTADQLIVGKTPGVQITGNSGAPGSGSTIRVRGGSSFINNDPLIVIDGVPIDFNSLSGATNPLSLINPNDIETFDILKDASSAAIYGNRASNGVILITTKKGTAGKFRVNFNTNFSISSKMGNVDVLSADEFRAFVNTYGTALQKSYLGTANTNWQDKIYQNAWGTDNNVALSGGIKGLPYRLSLGYNEQNGIVRTNEFRRTSLGLNFSPKFLDNHLSVNGNFKGTFSENRFPQDGAISASIYFDPTQPVYSGNSNYGGYFEWLDPANTATGLNVNGTRNPLGLLYGKRDISSVFRAIPSLQLDYKFHFLPDLRLNVMGSYDYAKSEGSVNVYKDYALGIGTLGSYRPYSQEIKSKLFESYLNYVKKIDVIKTTVDIIGGYSYQDTHSITPVAPTYYGNNQKTDFSTPGDNRRTLLSFYARGIFTIADKYVINGSIRRDGSSTFWNGSDKDQLWGNFPAVSVAWKINEESFLKNVSTINSLKIRAGWGKTGQQETGNYYPAFGSYSYSNSSTAQYQLGNSFYTLLRPDVYNPNLVWETTTTKNIGLDFAIFKNRISGSIDYFDKNSENLIAKVPTWAGDLSNFNIKNVGIISNKGFEANLSITPVKNEKVTWDVNFNATRFNPKVTSLSQYVDSAYKISVGSISGINNYIQAITVGQPLNSFYVYQQVYDSNGKPLEGIYVDRNGDGKSTEDDKYFYKSPNPDIILGFSTKVSVKKWEFSTSLRAVLGNYVYNNSASNSSIANIQANNFLSNTNSSVLYTQFEKTQLFSDMFIEDASFLRMDNFSIAYNAGEFMGKGTNLRVNAMAQNVFVVTKYKGIDPEVFGGIDNGFYQRPKVYSVGFNFQF encoded by the coding sequence GTGAAAAACTTTACAACGGTATTAAAAATTGCACCTGCATTTTTATTAGCAAGTACAATGATTCATGCTCAAACGAAAGACTCTGCTACGAAAGAAAAAAAGATAGAAGAGGTTGTTTTAATTGGGTATGGTAAACAGAAGAAAACTGATCTTACTGGATCTATCTCATCGATCACCGCAAAGGACTTTAATGGCGGAGCCTCTACCGCAGATCAGCTCATTGTGGGGAAGACTCCAGGAGTTCAGATTACAGGAAACAGCGGAGCTCCCGGTTCTGGTTCTACAATTAGGGTAAGAGGTGGATCTTCATTTATTAATAATGATCCATTAATTGTTATAGATGGTGTTCCGATTGACTTTAATAGCTTAAGTGGAGCAACTAATCCTTTATCTCTTATCAATCCAAATGATATAGAGACGTTTGATATTTTAAAAGATGCATCTTCTGCGGCTATTTATGGTAACAGGGCTTCTAATGGTGTGATATTAATTACTACTAAAAAAGGGACGGCAGGAAAATTTAGAGTTAATTTTAACACTAATTTTTCAATATCCAGTAAAATGGGGAATGTTGATGTGTTAAGCGCAGATGAATTCAGAGCTTTCGTAAATACCTATGGTACAGCTTTGCAAAAAAGCTATCTTGGAACCGCAAATACTAATTGGCAGGATAAGATTTATCAGAATGCCTGGGGAACTGATAATAATGTCGCTTTATCGGGCGGAATTAAAGGTTTGCCATATAGACTTTCCTTAGGATATAATGAGCAAAATGGTATAGTTAGAACAAACGAATTCAGAAGGACTTCCTTAGGATTAAATTTTTCACCCAAATTTTTAGATAATCATTTATCTGTTAATGGAAATTTCAAAGGTACTTTTTCAGAAAATAGATTCCCACAAGATGGAGCTATTAGCGCTTCTATTTATTTTGATCCTACTCAGCCTGTATATTCAGGAAATTCTAATTATGGCGGATATTTCGAATGGTTAGATCCTGCTAATACAGCGACAGGACTCAATGTAAATGGAACGAGAAATCCTTTAGGACTGCTTTATGGTAAAAGAGATATATCTTCTGTATTCAGAGCAATTCCAAGTTTACAATTGGATTATAAGTTTCATTTCCTGCCGGATCTAAGACTGAATGTAATGGGATCATATGATTACGCAAAAAGCGAAGGCTCCGTAAATGTTTATAAAGATTACGCTTTGGGTATCGGAACGTTAGGATCTTATAGACCATATTCACAGGAAATTAAAAGTAAGCTTTTTGAATCTTATTTAAATTATGTGAAAAAGATTGATGTAATTAAAACGACAGTAGATATTATTGGAGGATATTCTTATCAGGATACACATTCTATTACTCCTGTAGCTCCTACTTATTACGGAAATAACCAAAAGACGGATTTTTCAACTCCGGGAGATAACAGAAGAACTCTATTATCTTTTTATGCGAGAGGTATCTTTACTATTGCGGATAAATATGTTATTAATGGTTCCATTAGACGAGACGGCTCATCAACTTTCTGGAATGGAAGCGATAAAGATCAGTTATGGGGTAATTTTCCTGCTGTTTCTGTAGCTTGGAAAATAAATGAAGAAAGTTTCTTAAAAAATGTTTCTACGATAAACTCTTTAAAAATTAGAGCGGGGTGGGGTAAAACCGGGCAACAGGAAACAGGTAACTACTATCCGGCTTTCGGTTCTTATTCTTACAGTAATAGCAGTACTGCTCAGTATCAACTTGGAAATAGTTTTTATACGTTATTACGTCCTGATGTTTATAATCCAAATTTAGTTTGGGAAACAACAACTACCAAAAACATAGGATTGGATTTTGCAATCTTTAAAAACAGAATTAGTGGTTCGATAGATTACTTTGATAAAAATTCTGAAAATCTAATTGCAAAAGTTCCTACCTGGGCTGGAGACTTAAGCAATTTCAATATAAAAAATGTTGGAATTATTTCAAATAAGGGTTTTGAAGCTAATCTTAGCATAACACCTGTTAAAAATGAGAAAGTAACATGGGATGTGAATTTTAATGCTACCAGATTCAACCCTAAAGTCACAAGTTTATCTCAATATGTAGATTCCGCTTATAAAATATCAGTTGGATCAATTTCAGGGATAAATAATTATATCCAAGCCATTACAGTTGGTCAGCCTCTTAACTCATTCTATGTTTATCAGCAGGTGTATGACAGTAATGGTAAACCACTTGAAGGTATTTATGTAGATCGTAATGGAGATGGTAAATCTACTGAAGATGATAAATATTTTTATAAGTCACCTAATCCGGACATTATTTTAGGCTTTTCAACAAAAGTAAGTGTAAAAAAATGGGAATTCAGTACATCTCTTAGAGCTGTTTTAGGAAACTATGTTTATAATAATTCGGCGTCAAATAGTTCTATTGCAAACATACAGGCTAATAATTTTTTAAGTAATACAAATTCAAGCGTTTTATACACACAATTTGAAAAAACTCAATTATTTTCTGATATGTTTATAGAAGATGCATCTTTTTTAAGAATGGATAACTTTTCTATAGCTTACAATGCTGGAGAATTTATGGGTAAAGGGACAAATCTTAGAGTGAATGCAATGGCACAAAATGTTTTCGTTGTAACGAAGTATAAAGGTATAGATCCTGAAGTTTTTGGAGGAATCGATAACGGATTTTACCAAAGACCTAAAGTGTATTCAGTAGGTTTTAACTTTCAATTTTAA